In Antricoccus suffuscus, one DNA window encodes the following:
- a CDS encoding hotdog fold thioesterase: MTSSEPVETTEPVSGPPAHLMKRFRPDGQMDDKLGLVMRDWNPQRLVATMPVAGNIQPMGLLHGGASAAMAESLGSMGAAVNSPAGTYSVGIQLQATHHRSATSGTVTGVATPIHLGRTLKTFQIVITDDAGNRCCTAQLTAMTLPGKPGPK; the protein is encoded by the coding sequence ATGACATCTTCCGAACCAGTCGAGACCACCGAGCCGGTCTCGGGGCCGCCGGCCCATCTGATGAAGCGATTCCGCCCGGATGGGCAAATGGACGACAAGCTAGGCCTGGTCATGCGTGACTGGAATCCGCAGCGGCTCGTCGCCACGATGCCGGTCGCGGGCAACATCCAGCCCATGGGTCTGTTGCACGGCGGGGCAAGCGCGGCCATGGCCGAGTCGCTCGGCTCGATGGGCGCAGCGGTGAACTCCCCCGCCGGGACCTATAGCGTCGGCATCCAACTCCAGGCGACGCACCACCGGTCGGCGACCAGCGGGACCGTGACCGGCGTGGCCACTCCGATTCACCTGGGCCGCACGTTGAAGACGTTTCAGATCGTGATCACCGACGACGCGGGCAATCGCTGCTGCACCGCACAGTTGACCGCGATGACGCTACCGGGCAAACCCGGCCCCAAATAG
- the polA gene encoding DNA polymerase I, which translates to MTTPNRLLLLDGHSLAYRAFFALPVENFSTTDGQPTNAVYGFTSMLINVLRDEQPTHLAVAFDLSRKSFRTEQYDGYKAKRAASPSEFNGQVSLIQEVLDALKIRWVTAQGFEADDILATLTAQARAADLDVLVCSGDRDAFQLVDDHVTVLYPKRGVSDLSRMTPAAVTERYGVGPDRYRHLAALVGEDSDNLSGVPGVGPKTAAKWINKYGSLDEIIENVGEIKGKVGDAVREYLPDVLRNFELNRLLPDLDLGVEVDELQMQGWDRDEVHKVFDSLQFRVLRDRLYETLTSAEPEATDGFEFEATTLQPGALADWLAANATGAAPVGLSLRGTWGRGTGELTGIALAVQDGASAYVDLRPEQLTAADDAALAGWLADAKVPKVIHDCKGPLLAIAARGWSLAGLRSDTALAAYLVAPGQRSFDLADLVLRHLQRELASPSDASAKQLTLDGGEDEADEQIAAEHIARAIGTVQLAVVLDTELADRGATSLLQDMELPLATLLAEMEIRGIAVDSDYLESLSDQFGNEVRAAADDAYSVIGHEINLGSPKQLQVVLFEELGLPKTKKIKSGYTTDADALRGLLEQTQHPFLEYLMRHRDVTRLKSVVDGLLPLVDDVGRIHTTFQQTIAATGRLSSTDPNVQNIPVRTAEGRQIRHAFVVGPGYESLMTADYSQIEMRIMAHLSGDEGLIEAFTTGEDLHTFVASRAFGVDASAVDAEMRRRTKAMSYGLAYGLSAYGLSQQLRITPALAREQMDAYFERFGGVRDYLHDVVEQARMTGYTETIMGRRRYLPDLTSDNRMRREMAERMALNAPIQGSAADIIKVAMLNVEKALAAAKTKSRLLLQVHDELILEVAKGERAQVEKIVTESMAGACALDVPLDVSVGYGATWDAAVH; encoded by the coding sequence GTGACTACCCCGAATCGGCTCCTGCTCCTCGACGGGCACTCGCTCGCCTACCGTGCGTTCTTTGCGCTACCCGTCGAAAACTTCTCCACCACCGATGGTCAGCCCACCAATGCGGTCTACGGATTCACCTCCATGCTGATCAATGTGCTGCGCGACGAGCAGCCCACCCACCTGGCGGTCGCGTTCGACCTGTCGCGCAAGTCGTTTCGCACCGAGCAGTACGACGGTTACAAGGCCAAGCGAGCAGCCTCACCGAGCGAGTTCAACGGCCAGGTGAGCCTGATTCAGGAAGTGCTCGACGCGCTGAAGATCCGCTGGGTTACCGCGCAGGGTTTCGAGGCCGACGACATCCTCGCGACGCTGACGGCGCAAGCGCGCGCCGCGGACCTCGACGTACTCGTGTGTTCTGGTGATCGCGATGCCTTCCAGTTGGTCGACGACCACGTCACTGTCCTCTATCCCAAGCGGGGAGTGTCCGACCTCTCGCGGATGACCCCGGCGGCCGTCACCGAGCGGTACGGCGTCGGCCCGGACCGCTACCGGCACCTGGCGGCGCTGGTCGGTGAGGACAGCGACAACCTGTCCGGCGTACCGGGGGTGGGCCCCAAGACGGCGGCCAAGTGGATCAATAAGTACGGCTCGCTTGATGAGATCATCGAAAACGTCGGTGAGATCAAGGGCAAGGTCGGCGATGCGGTCCGCGAATATCTTCCCGACGTGTTGCGCAACTTCGAGCTCAACCGGCTGCTGCCGGATCTTGACCTCGGCGTCGAGGTCGACGAGCTGCAGATGCAGGGCTGGGACCGCGACGAGGTGCATAAGGTCTTCGACTCGCTTCAGTTCCGGGTGCTGCGCGACCGCCTTTACGAGACGCTGACCTCGGCCGAGCCTGAGGCGACCGACGGCTTCGAGTTCGAGGCCACGACCCTCCAGCCGGGGGCGCTCGCCGACTGGCTCGCCGCCAACGCGACCGGGGCGGCGCCGGTGGGACTGTCGCTGCGCGGCACCTGGGGACGGGGGACCGGGGAGCTGACCGGCATCGCGCTCGCGGTCCAGGACGGCGCCTCGGCGTACGTCGACTTGCGACCGGAGCAGCTGACGGCCGCCGACGACGCGGCGCTCGCCGGCTGGCTCGCCGATGCAAAAGTTCCTAAAGTCATCCACGATTGCAAGGGGCCACTCCTGGCGATCGCCGCACGCGGCTGGTCGCTGGCCGGGCTGCGCAGCGACACCGCGCTGGCGGCGTACCTCGTCGCGCCGGGACAGCGTTCGTTCGACCTGGCCGACCTCGTGCTGCGGCACCTGCAACGCGAGCTGGCCTCGCCCAGTGACGCCTCCGCCAAGCAGCTGACCCTTGACGGCGGCGAGGACGAGGCCGACGAGCAGATCGCCGCAGAGCACATCGCGCGGGCAATCGGCACCGTTCAACTGGCCGTCGTACTGGACACGGAGCTCGCCGATCGTGGCGCGACGTCGCTGCTGCAGGACATGGAGCTTCCGCTGGCTACTTTGCTTGCAGAGATGGAAATTCGCGGCATCGCAGTCGATTCGGACTACCTCGAGTCGTTGTCCGACCAGTTTGGCAACGAGGTGCGCGCGGCCGCCGACGACGCCTACTCGGTGATCGGTCACGAGATCAACCTCGGCTCGCCGAAGCAGCTGCAGGTCGTGCTGTTCGAGGAGCTCGGCCTGCCGAAGACCAAGAAGATCAAGAGCGGCTACACCACCGACGCCGACGCGTTACGCGGGCTGCTCGAACAGACGCAGCACCCGTTCCTCGAATACCTCATGCGCCACCGCGATGTCACCCGGCTCAAGTCGGTCGTGGACGGCTTGCTGCCGCTGGTCGATGACGTCGGCCGGATCCACACGACGTTCCAGCAGACCATCGCCGCGACCGGGCGGCTGTCCTCGACGGACCCCAACGTGCAAAACATTCCGGTGCGTACCGCGGAGGGTCGGCAGATCAGGCACGCGTTCGTCGTAGGGCCCGGCTACGAGTCGCTGATGACTGCCGACTACAGCCAGATCGAGATGCGGATCATGGCGCACCTGTCCGGCGACGAAGGACTGATCGAGGCGTTCACGACCGGCGAGGACCTGCACACGTTCGTTGCGTCGCGGGCGTTCGGCGTAGACGCGTCCGCGGTCGACGCGGAGATGCGGCGGCGTACCAAGGCCATGTCGTACGGCCTGGCCTACGGGTTGTCGGCGTACGGGCTGTCGCAGCAGCTGCGCATCACCCCGGCGCTCGCGCGCGAGCAGATGGACGCCTACTTCGAGCGGTTTGGCGGCGTCCGTGACTACTTGCACGATGTCGTCGAACAAGCTCGGATGACCGGCTACACCGAGACCATCATGGGTCGCCGGCGTTATCTGCCGGACCTCACCAGCGATAACCGGATGCGCCGCGAGATGGCGGAGCGGATGGCTCTCAACGCGCCCATCCAAGGGTCGGCCGCGGACATCATCAAGGTCGCGATGCTCAATGTCGAAAAGGCGTTGGCCGCGGCGAAGACCAAGTCCCGGCTACTGCTGCAGGTCCACGACGAGCTCATTCTCGAAGTCGCCAAGGGGGAGCGCGCTCAGGTCGAGAAGATCGTCACCGAGTCGATGGCCGGCGCGTGCGCGCTCGACGTACCGCTGGATGTGTCGGTCGGGTACGGCGCGACCTGGGACGCCGCGGTCCACTAG